The proteins below come from a single Jaculus jaculus isolate mJacJac1 chromosome X, mJacJac1.mat.Y.cur, whole genome shotgun sequence genomic window:
- the LOC101605015 gene encoding protein FAM47A-like, with amino-acid sequence MGEDWLPWNRPWQVLKPMPLGMNSKPRFRFQSRLPSRCFAKQKQEQIKFPTFLDGRRWVFVKEGLDDFRRGFPPPCKGLITCAKKSFLPTISHKTSRLDYKKGLTTWPKNANPFSTSLAQQDRKVFVENTEAHLTPHPLALWPLEKDIPEPLFLEVLEELDPDQKMEDKWAYCESRAYYEGHQELIEPQRPTQEEEPTATTVYQPPAKFPGARKYGVLPSNKPKKREIKRSIHTVYYKLVPKGVSHFCEWVETFGDMGIDEDFIVKQFDLGYQCTPTYEDTAIKKIGLIPSEFTYCRRLSRVKQIRFSLQESNFEKKILQANVYEPIKEKFRYGAWYLKPKLWKKLVDGEPLIDPKVLLEYELERLGKPDIIDDLYGIIAFKDFIVSKGYSMPSILEKLFMRKRWDFDKVSTPIPRVLKAHELIMQKKDEDYDDEND; translated from the coding sequence ATGGGGGAAGACTGGCTGCCATGGAACCGGCCGTGGCAGGTACTTAAGCCAATGCCCCTGGGCATGAACAGCAAGCCCCGGTTTCGGTTTCAGAGTCGGCTGCCATCTCGGTGTTTTGCAAAGCAAAAGCAGGAACAGATAAAGTTTCCCACCTTCCTGGATGGCCGGCGCTGGGTATTTGTGAAGGAAGGGCTAGATGATTTCAGGAGAGGATTCCCTCCACCTTGTAAAGGCCTAATCACTTGTGCCAAGAAGAGTTTTCTACCCACGATTTCTCACAAGACCTCCAGACTGGACTACAAAAAGGGTCTGACAACCTGGCCCAAGAATGCAAACCCGTTTTCGACTTCATTGGCCCAGCAAGACCGCAAGGTCTTTGTGGAGAACACTGAAGCACATCTGACCCCGCATCCCTTGGCTCTGTGGCCGCTGGAAAAAGATATTCCTGAACCTCTCTTCTTAGAGGTGCTGGAAGAACTAGATCCAGACCAGAAAATGGAGGACAAGTGGGCTTACTGTGAAAGTCGGGCTTACTATGAAGGTCACCAAGAACTAATTGAGCCTCAGCGGCCCACCCAGGAAGAAGAACCCACTGCTACAACTGTTTACCAGCCACCTGCCAAGTTTCCTGGGGCACGTAAATACGGTGTGCTTCCTTCAAACAAACCCAAAAAGAGGGAAATCAAGAGATCCATCCATACTGTTTATTATAAATTAGTGCCCAAAGGAGTCTCTCACTTCTGTGAATGGGTTGAAACATTTGGAGACATGGGCATTGATGAAGACTTCATAGTGAAACAATTTGACCTTGGCTACCAATGCACACCAACCTATGAAGATACTGCCATCAAGAAAATCGGCCTGATTCCTTCTGAGTTCACATACTGCAGGAGGCTGAGCAGAGTGAAGCAGATCAGGTTCTCCTTACAGGAatcaaattttgaaaagaaaatcctACAAGCAAATGTTTATGAACCCATCAAGGAGAAGTTTAGGTATGGAGCATGGTACCTAAAGCCCAAGTTATGGAAAAAGCTAGTAGATGGCGAACCTTTGATTGACCCCAAGGTGTTACTTGAATACGAACTGGAAAGACTTGGTAAACCAGACATTATTGATGATCTTTATGGAATAATTGCCTTTAAAGATTTCATTGTAAGCAAGGGCTATAGTATGCCAAGCATCCTTGAAAAGCtctttatgagaaagagatgggaTTTTGATAAAGTCAGCACTCCTATACCAAGAGTATTAAAAGCTCATGAGTTGATTATGCAAAAAAAGGATGAAGATTATGATGATGAAAATGACTAA